One stretch of Deltaproteobacteria bacterium DNA includes these proteins:
- a CDS encoding aldehyde ferredoxin oxidoreductase family protein gives MPFAYMGKLLRVNLTTGKVSEEKVRADWTEKYVGGPGLATRYLYQEVPKGADPLGPENLLIFMTGPLTGTAAASAGRYSVVAKSPLTGIWGHGNSGGNFGPALKRSGYDGILFEGIAPNPVYLKIIDGKAELLDARPLWGKSVSETESALKGSLGKHMHIACIGPAGENLVRYASIMNNSHRSVGRSGLGAVMGAKKLKALVCSGKAAIHLAEKERFNSIARRQITLLNESMLKVGFETFGTNMVSDMVNARGGYPTLNWQKGVFDRIEEVNGQALTDKVLVKEVRCFACPIACGRGTQIKEGPWKGHQGEGPEYETTNMFGAACGVSDLNAITMANYLCNDYGLDTISTGSTIAFSMECFQKGLLTDEQTGGMEIEFGNPGLVVDLIGKIARREGIGNLLAEGTKVLSGIIGQGSERFAMQVKGLELPAYDPRAAKITGLGYVTANRGGDHITAFVQGPTFIDAPFLIVDDSRIEDPFLANPEEVRVVVDLENALTMFDCMGACKFMGILLLAEDFVELINAATGWNYTVTDFRRCGERNFNLMRLFCVREGITRESDTLPKRLMEEPLPDGPAAGEVISQETLERLKDAYYALRGWDGTTGIPTPEKMQELGLDGLIKDVW, from the coding sequence ATGCCTTTTGCCTATATGGGAAAACTTTTAAGGGTCAATTTGACTACCGGGAAAGTCTCCGAAGAAAAAGTCCGGGCCGACTGGACGGAAAAATATGTTGGCGGTCCGGGATTAGCCACCAGGTACCTTTATCAGGAAGTGCCCAAAGGGGCCGATCCTTTAGGTCCGGAAAACCTGCTTATTTTCATGACCGGACCGCTGACCGGTACGGCGGCAGCCAGTGCCGGAAGGTATTCGGTGGTGGCCAAATCGCCCTTGACCGGGATCTGGGGACACGGCAACAGCGGGGGCAACTTCGGACCGGCCTTAAAACGTAGCGGTTATGACGGGATCCTGTTTGAAGGAATAGCCCCCAACCCGGTTTATCTGAAGATCATAGACGGAAAAGCAGAGTTGTTGGATGCCCGGCCTCTGTGGGGCAAATCGGTCTCGGAAACGGAGTCGGCCCTGAAGGGATCCCTTGGAAAGCACATGCACATCGCCTGCATCGGTCCGGCAGGAGAGAATCTGGTCCGTTATGCCTCGATCATGAATAACAGCCACCGGTCGGTCGGAAGAAGCGGTCTGGGTGCGGTAATGGGCGCCAAAAAATTGAAAGCCTTGGTCTGTTCCGGCAAGGCGGCGATCCATCTGGCGGAAAAGGAACGCTTCAATTCCATTGCCCGTAGACAGATCACTCTTTTGAATGAATCCATGCTGAAGGTCGGTTTTGAGACCTTCGGCACCAATATGGTTTCCGACATGGTCAATGCCCGAGGCGGTTACCCTACCTTGAACTGGCAGAAAGGGGTTTTTGACCGGATAGAAGAAGTCAATGGTCAAGCCCTGACCGACAAGGTTCTGGTCAAGGAAGTGCGGTGTTTTGCCTGTCCCATCGCCTGTGGCCGGGGCACGCAAATCAAGGAAGGGCCCTGGAAAGGACACCAGGGAGAAGGGCCCGAATACGAGACGACCAATATGTTCGGGGCCGCCTGCGGCGTATCGGACCTGAATGCCATCACCATGGCCAATTATCTCTGTAATGATTACGGGCTCGATACCATCAGTACCGGCTCAACCATTGCCTTCAGCATGGAATGCTTTCAAAAAGGCCTTCTTACCGATGAACAAACCGGGGGGATGGAGATTGAATTCGGAAATCCCGGACTGGTGGTCGACCTGATCGGAAAAATTGCCCGTAGAGAAGGCATCGGGAATCTCCTGGCCGAAGGAACAAAGGTCCTGTCCGGGATAATCGGGCAGGGTTCGGAGCGCTTTGCCATGCAGGTTAAGGGGCTTGAGTTGCCGGCTTATGACCCTCGGGCCGCCAAAATTACCGGCCTGGGATATGTTACGGCCAATCGAGGCGGGGACCATATCACCGCCTTTGTCCAGGGGCCGACCTTTATCGATGCACCCTTCCTTATTGTGGATGACAGCCGCATTGAGGACCCGTTTCTGGCCAATCCGGAAGAAGTTAGGGTGGTAGTCGACCTGGAAAACGCCCTGACCATGTTTGATTGCATGGGGGCCTGCAAATTCATGGGAATACTCCTTTTGGCCGAAGATTTTGTGGAACTGATCAACGCCGCCACCGGATGGAATTACACTGTAACCGATTTCAGGAGGTGCGGGGAACGGAATTTCAATCTTATGCGGCTTTTCTGCGTCCGGGAAGGGATTACCAGGGAATCCGATACGCTTCCGAAACGGTTGATGGAAGAGCCCCTACCCGATGGCCCGGCCGCAGGGGAGGTGATCAGCCAAGAGACGCTGGAGAGGTTGAAAGACGCCTATTACGCGTTACGGGGATGGGATGGAACCACCGGTATCCCTACTCCTGAGAAGATGCAGGAACTGGGCCTGGATGGTCTTATAAAGGATGTCTGGTAA
- a CDS encoding saccharopine dehydrogenase NADP-binding domain-containing protein, with amino-acid sequence MMKILALGGAGHIGSGGVRELVKKAPDMEVIVADYHLDKAQMLAAEVGGKTTAIQVDANDMGNMVKAMQQADVVLNTVGPYYVYGERIVKAAIEAKKHLVDVCDDGDATEKILALDGEARKAGICVIVGLGATPGITNLMARSGADKLDRVDAIDTAWAWTAIDPKMTGSGIVEHYFHAIDGDIITYRDGQWVPIPAMSVTKAFNFIDPIGTFEVSQVGHPEPITLPRYIKGVRDVTNYGGIWPTKFSEMAKVFKEIGLSKTTEIDVRGRSIPARAVGTDIILGLPMLSEDFVQSLIDTVVTEYGEFGIEGVVLRVDVHGEKNGSPVHFSYNCGSNADLLTSLPSVLGALMLARGEIKTSGVFAPEGVIDPKVFFRELIKDIPVREIIDAPIGV; translated from the coding sequence ATGATGAAAATTTTAGCGTTGGGTGGGGCCGGTCATATCGGTTCCGGAGGGGTTCGGGAGTTGGTTAAAAAGGCGCCGGATATGGAAGTCATTGTAGCGGATTACCATTTGGATAAGGCCCAGATGCTGGCTGCCGAAGTGGGCGGTAAAACGACGGCCATACAAGTGGATGCTAATGATATGGGCAATATGGTTAAGGCTATGCAACAGGCCGATGTGGTCTTAAACACGGTCGGCCCTTATTATGTCTATGGCGAGAGAATTGTCAAGGCCGCTATCGAAGCCAAAAAGCACCTGGTCGATGTCTGCGATGACGGAGATGCCACTGAAAAAATCCTGGCCCTGGACGGAGAAGCCCGAAAGGCCGGGATCTGTGTGATTGTCGGTTTAGGGGCTACGCCCGGCATAACGAATCTAATGGCCCGGTCAGGGGCCGATAAGCTTGATCGGGTAGATGCTATCGATACGGCCTGGGCCTGGACGGCCATCGACCCGAAGATGACCGGTAGCGGCATCGTCGAACACTATTTCCACGCCATTGACGGGGACATTATTACCTACCGTGACGGCCAATGGGTCCCGATTCCAGCCATGTCCGTTACAAAAGCCTTCAATTTCATCGATCCTATCGGCACTTTTGAAGTCAGCCAGGTAGGGCATCCGGAACCGATAACCCTTCCGCGTTATATCAAAGGGGTCAGGGATGTGACCAACTATGGCGGCATCTGGCCCACTAAATTTTCCGAAATGGCCAAGGTCTTCAAAGAGATCGGCCTTTCCAAAACAACCGAAATCGATGTGCGCGGGAGAAGCATTCCCGCCCGGGCCGTTGGAACGGATATCATTTTAGGCCTGCCCATGCTTTCGGAAGATTTTGTCCAGTCTTTAATAGATACCGTGGTGACTGAATACGGTGAGTTCGGTATCGAAGGGGTTGTTTTGCGGGTCGATGTGCATGGAGAAAAAAACGGGAGTCCGGTCCATTTTTCTTATAATTGCGGCTCTAATGCCGATCTGCTCACATCCCTTCCATCGGTCCTCGGGGCCCTGATGCTGGCCCGCGGCGAAATCAAGACATCCGGGGTCTTTGCACCGGAAGGTGTCATTGACCCCAAGGTGTTTTTCAGGGAACTCATAAAAGATATCCCTGTTCGGGAGATCATTGACGCACCGATAGGGGTTTAG